From a single Nocardioides panacis genomic region:
- the ffh gene encoding signal recognition particle protein: MFTTLSDRLAATFKNLRGKGRLSEADIDATAREIRIALLEADVALPVVKKFVAAVKERARGEEVSGALNPAQQIVKIVNDELVTILGGETRRLRYAKTAPTVLMLAGLQGAGKTTLAAKLALWLKDQGSSPMLVAADLQRPNAVNQLQINGERVGVKVFAPEPGNGVGDPVAVARAGVAEARRTLHDVVIVDTAGRLGVDAEMMQQAADIRDAVSPDEILFVVDAMVGQDAVNTAQAFLDGVGYDGVVLTKLDGDARGGAALSIASITGKPVMFASNGEKPTDFDVFHPDRMAGRILDMGDMLTLIEQAEKSFDADQAAKAAAKLTGQGGDFTLDDFLQQMQQLRKMGSLSKIMGMLPGMGQFREQLENFDEREIDRIQAIIQSMTPSERDNPKIIDGSRRARISRGSGTQVSEVNGLVDRFFEARKMMMSMAKGGGIPGMPGMPGMPGAHGGKRAKGKQVAAKKAKSKRGSGNPAKRAAEKSGTQKPAADGAAPNPFGLPAGAEEDFDPSTLNLPADLSKYLK, from the coding sequence GTGTTTACGACCCTCTCCGACCGTCTCGCCGCGACGTTCAAGAACCTGCGCGGCAAGGGACGGCTCTCTGAGGCGGACATCGACGCGACCGCGCGGGAGATCCGCATCGCGCTGCTCGAGGCGGACGTCGCGCTGCCCGTGGTCAAGAAGTTCGTCGCCGCGGTCAAGGAGCGCGCCCGCGGCGAGGAGGTCAGCGGTGCGCTGAACCCCGCCCAGCAGATCGTCAAGATCGTCAACGACGAGCTGGTCACGATCCTGGGCGGCGAGACCCGCCGGCTGCGCTACGCGAAGACCGCCCCGACCGTGCTGATGCTGGCCGGCCTGCAGGGCGCCGGCAAGACGACGCTGGCCGCCAAGCTCGCGCTGTGGCTCAAGGACCAGGGCAGCAGCCCGATGCTGGTCGCCGCCGACCTCCAGCGCCCCAACGCCGTCAACCAGCTCCAGATCAACGGCGAGCGGGTCGGCGTCAAGGTGTTCGCCCCGGAGCCGGGCAACGGGGTCGGCGACCCGGTCGCGGTCGCCCGCGCCGGTGTGGCGGAGGCCAGGCGCACCCTGCACGACGTGGTCATCGTCGACACCGCGGGACGCCTGGGTGTGGACGCCGAGATGATGCAGCAGGCCGCGGACATCCGCGACGCGGTGAGCCCCGACGAGATCCTCTTCGTGGTCGACGCGATGGTCGGCCAGGACGCGGTGAACACCGCCCAGGCCTTCCTCGACGGCGTCGGGTACGACGGCGTGGTGCTCACCAAGCTCGACGGTGACGCGCGAGGCGGTGCGGCGCTGTCGATCGCGTCCATCACCGGCAAGCCGGTGATGTTCGCGTCCAACGGCGAGAAGCCGACCGACTTCGACGTGTTCCACCCCGACCGGATGGCCGGCCGGATCCTCGACATGGGCGACATGCTCACCCTGATCGAGCAGGCCGAGAAGTCCTTCGACGCCGACCAGGCGGCGAAGGCGGCCGCCAAGCTCACCGGCCAGGGCGGCGACTTCACCCTCGACGACTTCCTGCAGCAGATGCAGCAGCTGCGCAAGATGGGCTCGCTGTCGAAGATCATGGGGATGCTCCCGGGGATGGGGCAGTTCCGCGAGCAGCTCGAGAACTTCGACGAGCGCGAGATCGACCGGATCCAGGCGATCATCCAGTCGATGACGCCGTCCGAGCGCGACAACCCCAAGATCATCGACGGGTCCCGCCGGGCGCGGATCTCCCGCGGCTCGGGCACCCAGGTCTCGGAGGTGAACGGTCTGGTCGACCGGTTCTTCGAGGCCCGCAAGATGATGATGTCGATGGCCAAGGGCGGCGGGATCCCCGGCATGCCGGGGATGCCCGGGATGCCGGGGGCGCACGGCGGCAAGCGGGCCAAGGGCAAGCAGGTGGCCGCCAAGAAGGCCAAGTCCAAGCGCGGCTCGGGCAACCCCGCGAAGCGGGCGGCGGAGAAGTCCGGGACCCAGAAGCCGGCCGCCGACGGTGCCGCGCCGAACCCCTTCGGACTGCCCGCCGGCGCCGAGGAGGACTTCGACCCCTCGACGCTGAACCTTCCCGCCGACCTCTCCAAGTACCTCAAGTAG
- a CDS encoding P-II family nitrogen regulator has product MKLVTAVIKPHKWEEVREALETFGVTGMTVSEVSGYGRQKGHTEVYRGAEYDIALVPKIRIEIVVESADADDVVGIIVKTAQTGRIGDGKVWVQPVDAVVRVRTGDRDEAAL; this is encoded by the coding sequence ATGAAGCTCGTGACCGCGGTGATCAAGCCGCACAAGTGGGAAGAGGTCCGCGAGGCCCTGGAGACCTTCGGAGTGACCGGCATGACGGTCAGCGAGGTCAGCGGCTACGGCCGGCAGAAGGGGCACACCGAGGTCTACCGCGGCGCGGAGTACGACATCGCGCTGGTGCCCAAGATCCGGATCGAGATCGTCGTGGAGTCCGCGGACGCCGACGACGTGGTCGGGATCATCGTCAAGACCGCTCAGACCGGCCGGATCGGCGACGGCAAGGTCTGGGTCCAGCCGGTCGACGCGGTGGTGCGGGTCCGCACGGGGGACCGGGACGAGGCGGCGCTCTGA
- a CDS encoding AAA family ATPase has translation MLTTGIEVEARPPGKKVKRLSLLSGGERSLVAVAFLVSLFKARPSPFYILDEVEAALDDTNLGRLLQIYEELRETSQLLVITHQKRTMEVGDALYGVTMRGDGVSAVISQRLREAEPA, from the coding sequence ATGCTCACCACCGGCATCGAGGTCGAGGCCCGCCCGCCCGGCAAGAAGGTCAAGCGGCTCTCGCTGCTGTCCGGCGGCGAGCGGTCCCTGGTCGCGGTCGCGTTCCTGGTCTCGCTGTTCAAGGCCCGGCCCTCGCCGTTCTACATCCTCGACGAGGTGGAGGCGGCGCTGGACGACACCAACCTGGGGCGCCTGCTGCAGATCTACGAGGAGCTGCGCGAGACCAGCCAGCTGCTGGTGATCACCCACCAGAAGCGGACCATGGAGGTCGGCGACGCGCTCTACGGCGTCACGATGCGCGGCGACGGCGTCTCCGCGGTGATCAGCCAGCGGCTCCGCGAGGCCGAGCCCGCATGA
- a CDS encoding TetR/AcrR family transcriptional regulator codes for MTTTASTQVRRGRGRPRDPGTDDRITRAAAELLLQRGFDRTTVDDVAARAGVGKATVYRRWPSKEDLAVAAMETLYSAEMPEPDTGSIRTDLAASYRSVLTFVNTPEGAAFLRTSIAESVRDGRIAALYRSSTERRELESRATFERAIARGEVRPDIDVDSAVQWLGGLLAIRAITHRPMPTVDEADLLVEFTLRGIEIR; via the coding sequence ATGACCACCACAGCTTCCACCCAGGTACGGCGCGGACGCGGGCGCCCGCGGGACCCCGGCACCGACGACCGGATCACCCGCGCCGCCGCCGAGCTGCTGCTCCAGCGCGGCTTCGACCGGACCACCGTCGACGACGTCGCGGCGCGGGCCGGCGTCGGCAAGGCCACGGTCTACCGGCGCTGGCCCTCCAAGGAGGACCTCGCGGTCGCCGCGATGGAGACGCTCTACTCCGCGGAGATGCCCGAGCCGGACACCGGCTCGATCCGCACCGACCTGGCCGCGAGCTACCGCTCTGTGCTCACCTTCGTGAACACCCCCGAGGGCGCGGCCTTCCTGCGCACCTCGATCGCCGAGTCGGTCCGCGACGGGCGGATCGCGGCGCTCTACCGCTCCTCGACCGAGCGTCGCGAGCTGGAGTCCCGGGCGACGTTCGAGCGGGCGATCGCCCGCGGCGAGGTGCGTCCCGACATCGACGTGGACAGCGCGGTCCAGTGGCTGGGAGGCCTCCTGGCGATCCGCGCGATCACCCACCGGCCGATGCCGACGGTCGACGAGGCCGACCTCCTGGTCGAGTTCACGCTGCGCGGCATCGAGATCCGCTGA
- a CDS encoding ammonium transporter → MDTGDTAWVLTSAALVLLMTPGLALFYGGMVRAKSVLNMMMMSFGALALIGVLWVLYGYSLAFGDDVVGGLFGNPFDYFGLEGLMSDKSLVATIPSLAFVGFQAVFAIITVALISGAIADRARFGPWLVFAGIWATIVYFPVAHWVFAFDDTTGPGFTGGWVANKLGAIDFAGGTAVHINAGAAGLALALVLGKRVGWKRDPMRPHNLPLVMIGAGLLWFGWFGFNAGSALGANTLASVAWINTMGATAAAALGWLLIEKLRDGHATSLGAASGVVAGLVAITPSCSSVNPVGALILGFLAGILCALAVGLKFRFGFDDSLDVVGVHLVGGLWGTLAVGLLATASAPAGVDGLLFGGGLGQLGKQAVGAFSVLIFSFVVTYVLGLLIQKTIGFRLDEESEVEGIDGVEHAESAYDFATSGGGGRSLTGGHVTPSTQADAEARGVNA, encoded by the coding sequence ATGGATACTGGCGATACCGCTTGGGTGTTGACCTCCGCGGCGTTGGTGCTGCTGATGACGCCCGGACTCGCGCTCTTCTACGGCGGCATGGTCCGCGCCAAGAGCGTCCTGAACATGATGATGATGAGCTTCGGGGCGCTGGCCCTGATCGGCGTGCTGTGGGTGCTCTACGGGTACTCCCTCGCCTTCGGGGACGACGTGGTCGGCGGTCTCTTCGGAAACCCCTTCGACTACTTCGGTCTCGAGGGGCTGATGAGCGACAAGTCGCTCGTCGCGACGATCCCGAGCCTGGCGTTCGTCGGGTTCCAGGCCGTCTTCGCCATCATCACCGTGGCCCTCATCTCCGGCGCGATCGCCGATCGCGCCCGCTTCGGCCCCTGGCTGGTGTTCGCCGGCATCTGGGCCACGATCGTCTACTTCCCGGTCGCCCACTGGGTGTTCGCGTTCGACGACACCACCGGCCCCGGCTTCACGGGTGGCTGGGTCGCGAACAAGCTCGGCGCGATCGACTTCGCCGGCGGCACGGCGGTGCACATCAACGCCGGTGCGGCGGGCCTCGCGCTGGCCCTGGTGCTCGGCAAGCGCGTCGGCTGGAAGCGGGACCCCATGCGGCCGCACAACCTGCCGCTGGTGATGATCGGCGCCGGACTGCTCTGGTTCGGCTGGTTCGGCTTCAACGCCGGCTCCGCGCTGGGCGCCAACACGCTCGCCTCGGTGGCCTGGATCAACACGATGGGCGCCACCGCGGCGGCCGCCCTCGGCTGGCTGCTGATCGAGAAGCTCCGCGACGGTCACGCGACCTCGCTGGGTGCCGCCTCCGGCGTGGTGGCCGGACTGGTCGCCATCACGCCCTCGTGCTCGTCGGTCAACCCGGTCGGCGCGCTGATCCTCGGCTTCCTCGCCGGCATCCTGTGCGCCCTGGCCGTCGGCCTGAAGTTCCGCTTCGGCTTCGACGACTCGCTCGACGTGGTCGGCGTGCACCTGGTCGGCGGGCTCTGGGGCACCCTCGCGGTGGGGCTGCTGGCCACGGCCAGCGCGCCGGCCGGCGTGGACGGGCTGCTCTTCGGTGGTGGCCTCGGCCAGCTCGGGAAGCAGGCCGTGGGCGCGTTCTCGGTGCTGATCTTCTCCTTCGTGGTCACCTACGTGCTGGGCCTGCTGATCCAGAAGACCATCGGCTTCCGTCTGGACGAGGAGAGCGAGGTCGAGGGCATCGACGGGGTCGAGCACGCCGAGTCGGCGTACGACTTCGCCACCTCGGGCGGCGGTGGCCGCAGCCTCACGGGTGGTCACGTCACTCCCAGCACGCAGGCTGACGCCGAGGCCAGGGGCGTGAACGCATGA
- a CDS encoding P-II family nitrogen regulator, translated as MKLVTAVVKPHKWEDVRSALEMVGITGMTVSEVSGYGRQKGHTEVYRGAEYDISLVPKIRIEIVVDDPEADAVVQAIVTTARTGKIGDGKVWVQPVESVVRVRTGDADEAAL; from the coding sequence ATGAAGCTGGTCACCGCGGTCGTGAAACCGCACAAGTGGGAGGACGTCCGCTCCGCCCTGGAGATGGTCGGCATCACCGGCATGACCGTCAGCGAGGTCAGCGGCTACGGCCGGCAGAAGGGCCACACCGAGGTCTACCGCGGCGCGGAGTACGACATCTCGCTGGTGCCCAAGATCCGCATCGAGATCGTCGTGGACGACCCGGAGGCCGACGCGGTCGTGCAGGCGATCGTGACCACCGCCCGGACCGGCAAGATCGGGGACGGCAAGGTCTGGGTCCAGCCCGTCGAGAGCGTCGTGCGCGTCCGCACCGGCGACGCCGACGAGGCAGCGCTCTGA
- a CDS encoding sensor histidine kinase has product MVWHVRHRQSAMDALAAVVDRERVRTQMRERLSRITSHEMRTPLTIAIGFTDHLLVGESDPGRREDLEVVRDELGRLTRGSERLLRMMHLQDQTDTAVHDLDSLLRQTTNRWSTVTDRSWTVQASAGLLRCSEERLRACLDTLIENAVRYTEPGDRIRVVGIRTGDEVLVGVADSGPGLHPRIAGWINRGEAAPGEPEASVADARSQTGLGLGLVHEVAKSRGGRVVAGRSAEGGALLLVVLDAEHEPAAEAAGAVRVPAGPEPVPLVAGRPLAGAGPRIGLRRTVGS; this is encoded by the coding sequence ATGGTCTGGCACGTCCGGCACCGGCAGAGCGCGATGGACGCGCTGGCCGCGGTGGTGGACCGCGAGCGGGTGCGCACGCAGATGCGCGAGCGGCTCAGCCGGATCACCTCGCACGAGATGCGCACCCCGCTGACGATCGCGATCGGGTTCACCGACCACCTGCTGGTCGGGGAGTCCGACCCCGGCCGCCGGGAGGACCTGGAGGTGGTCCGCGACGAGCTGGGCCGGCTGACCCGGGGGAGCGAGCGGCTGCTGCGGATGATGCACCTGCAGGACCAGACCGACACCGCGGTGCACGACCTGGACTCGCTGCTGCGCCAGACCACCAACCGGTGGTCCACGGTCACCGACCGGAGCTGGACGGTCCAGGCGTCCGCGGGGCTGCTGCGCTGCTCGGAGGAGCGGCTGCGGGCCTGCCTGGACACGCTGATCGAGAACGCGGTGCGCTACACCGAGCCCGGTGACCGGATCCGGGTCGTCGGGATCCGCACGGGCGACGAGGTGCTGGTCGGCGTCGCGGACTCCGGACCGGGGCTGCACCCCCGCATCGCCGGCTGGATCAACCGCGGCGAGGCCGCGCCGGGGGAGCCGGAGGCCAGCGTGGCCGACGCGCGCTCGCAGACCGGGCTGGGGCTGGGGCTGGTCCACGAGGTCGCGAAGTCGCGCGGCGGCCGGGTCGTGGCGGGCCGCTCGGCCGAGGGCGGTGCGCTGCTGCTGGTGGTGCTCGACGCGGAGCACGAGCCGGCCGCGGAGGCCGCCGGCGCGGTCCGGGTCCCGGCGGGACCCGAGCCCGTCCCGCTGGTCGCCGGCCGGCCGCTCGCGGGCGCGGGTCCGCGCATCGGGCTGCGCCGGACAGTAGGGTCGTGA
- a CDS encoding amidohydrolase family protein, protein MSALRVRGPVLPDGEVRDLYVVDGLVTYEPVASAELVAEGWVVPGLVDAHCHVGLDENGAVPEDVQEKQAVADRDSGALLLRDCGSAADTSWIHGRDDLPRLIRAGRHIARPRRYIRNYAHEVEPEDLATYVDREAQRGDGWVKLVGDWIERDAGDLAPSWTRDSLEAAMKAAHARGARVTAHVFGEDALPDLIGAGIDCIEHGTGLSADLIDTMVRNGVALVPTVKQLGNFPGYADAGRERFPAYADHMMRLFASRRDVIGAAYDAGVAIYAGTDAGGVLPHGLIGQEVLELTTYGLTPEDALGAASWRARAWLGLDGTLAEGTAADFVVFDRNPLEDLTVLASPRRIVLRGTVVG, encoded by the coding sequence ATGAGCGCTCTGAGGGTCCGCGGTCCCGTGCTCCCCGACGGGGAGGTGCGCGACCTGTACGTCGTCGACGGCCTGGTCACCTACGAGCCGGTGGCGTCCGCCGAGCTCGTCGCCGAGGGCTGGGTGGTCCCCGGCCTGGTGGACGCGCACTGTCACGTGGGCCTCGACGAGAACGGCGCCGTGCCCGAGGACGTCCAGGAGAAGCAGGCGGTCGCCGACCGGGACTCCGGCGCCCTGCTGCTGCGCGACTGCGGGTCGGCCGCGGACACCTCGTGGATCCACGGGCGCGACGACCTGCCGCGGCTGATCCGGGCCGGCCGGCACATCGCCCGCCCCCGCCGCTACATCCGCAACTACGCCCACGAGGTCGAGCCCGAGGACCTCGCGACGTACGTCGACCGCGAGGCGCAGCGCGGGGACGGCTGGGTCAAGCTCGTCGGTGACTGGATCGAGCGCGACGCCGGCGACCTCGCCCCGTCCTGGACCCGTGACTCCCTGGAGGCGGCCATGAAGGCCGCGCACGCCCGGGGTGCCCGGGTCACCGCGCACGTCTTCGGGGAGGACGCACTGCCCGACCTCATCGGCGCCGGGATCGACTGCATCGAGCACGGCACCGGCCTGTCGGCGGACCTGATCGACACGATGGTGCGCAACGGCGTCGCCCTCGTGCCCACCGTCAAGCAGCTCGGCAACTTCCCGGGGTACGCCGACGCCGGCCGCGAGAGGTTCCCCGCCTACGCCGACCACATGATGCGGCTCTTCGCGTCCCGTCGCGACGTGATCGGGGCGGCGTACGACGCGGGGGTCGCGATCTACGCCGGCACCGACGCCGGGGGAGTGCTGCCGCACGGGCTGATCGGCCAGGAGGTCCTGGAGCTCACCACCTACGGCCTCACCCCGGAGGACGCCCTGGGCGCCGCCTCGTGGCGGGCCCGCGCGTGGCTCGGGCTGGACGGCACCCTCGCGGAGGGCACGGCCGCCGACTTCGTGGTGTTCGACCGCAACCCGCTCGAGGACCTGACGGTGCTGGCCAGCCCCCGCCGGATCGTGCTGCGCGGGACCGTCGTCGGCTGA
- a CDS encoding acyl-CoA thioesterase, translating into MSERAPRPCRGDYVVWRRATTRWADDDAYGHMNNATYYELFDTAVNAHLFEATGINVRTLPSIGVVAETSCRYFREIGFPEPVDMGLAVERVGTSSVIYRIGLFQGGSDEAAAEGRFVHVYVDNANGPGDRPVRPLPDEIRAVVTALATTA; encoded by the coding sequence ATGAGCGAGCGCGCACCCCGCCCGTGCCGGGGCGACTACGTGGTCTGGCGCCGGGCCACCACCCGCTGGGCCGACGACGACGCCTACGGGCACATGAACAACGCGACGTACTACGAGCTGTTCGACACCGCCGTGAACGCCCACCTGTTCGAGGCCACCGGGATCAACGTCCGGACGCTGCCCTCGATCGGCGTGGTGGCGGAGACCTCGTGCCGCTACTTCCGGGAGATCGGCTTCCCGGAGCCCGTCGACATGGGCCTGGCCGTCGAGCGGGTCGGCACCTCGTCGGTGATCTACCGGATCGGGCTGTTCCAGGGAGGGTCCGACGAGGCAGCGGCCGAGGGCCGGTTCGTGCACGTGTACGTCGACAACGCGAACGGCCCCGGCGACCGGCCGGTCCGCCCCCTGCCCGACGAGATCCGCGCGGTCGTGACCGCGCTGGCCACGACCGCCTGA
- the ftsY gene encoding signal recognition particle-docking protein FtsY, producing MADYIYLIIGIAVLLVGGLVGLVTSTVRRRGRTSTPPAPGTTTAEPRVGDDAETPRDTPTRTVEDADLPTGPVDTLEPAPVLETPESTAGRLVRLRQRLARSQSPLGRGLLALLSRDVIDEDTWEEIEDLLITADVGVAPTQELVARLRTRVKVEGVSSASVQDILREELVTLVDPSLDRSLAVDRKDGKPAVVLVVGVNGTGKTTTVGKLARVLVAEDKQVVLGAADTFRAAAAEQLATWGERVGVPAVRGPEGSDPASVAFEAVRTGIEQEADVVLVDTAGRLQNKAGLMDELGKVKRVIEKQATVTEVLLVLDATTGQNGLQQARVFREAVDVTGIVLTKLDGSAKGGIVVAVQRELGVPVKLVGLGEGADDLAPFDPAAFVDALMGVTAS from the coding sequence GTGGCTGACTACATCTACCTGATCATCGGCATCGCCGTCCTGCTCGTCGGCGGGCTCGTCGGCCTGGTGACCTCCACCGTCCGGCGCCGGGGCCGTACGTCGACCCCGCCGGCGCCCGGCACCACGACCGCCGAGCCGCGGGTCGGCGACGACGCCGAGACCCCGCGGGACACCCCGACGCGGACCGTCGAGGACGCCGACCTGCCGACCGGACCGGTCGACACCCTCGAGCCGGCTCCCGTCCTGGAGACCCCGGAGTCGACGGCCGGCCGTCTGGTCCGGCTGCGTCAGCGGCTCGCCCGCTCGCAGAGCCCGCTCGGCCGGGGCCTGCTGGCCCTGCTCTCCCGCGACGTCATCGACGAGGACACGTGGGAGGAGATCGAGGACCTGCTGATCACCGCCGACGTGGGGGTCGCCCCCACCCAGGAGCTCGTCGCCCGGTTGCGCACCCGGGTCAAGGTCGAGGGCGTGTCGTCGGCCTCCGTGCAGGACATCCTGCGCGAGGAGCTGGTCACCCTGGTCGACCCGAGCCTGGACCGGTCGCTGGCCGTGGACCGCAAGGACGGCAAGCCCGCCGTGGTGCTGGTGGTCGGCGTCAACGGCACCGGCAAGACGACCACGGTCGGCAAGCTGGCCCGGGTCCTGGTCGCCGAGGACAAGCAGGTGGTGCTCGGCGCGGCCGACACGTTCCGCGCCGCCGCCGCCGAGCAGCTCGCGACCTGGGGCGAGCGGGTCGGCGTGCCCGCCGTCCGCGGTCCCGAGGGCAGCGACCCCGCCAGCGTGGCGTTCGAGGCGGTCCGCACCGGCATCGAGCAGGAGGCCGACGTGGTCCTGGTGGACACCGCCGGCCGGCTGCAGAACAAGGCCGGTCTGATGGACGAGCTCGGCAAGGTCAAGCGGGTCATCGAGAAGCAGGCCACCGTCACCGAGGTGCTGCTGGTGCTCGACGCCACCACCGGCCAGAACGGCCTGCAGCAGGCCCGGGTCTTCCGCGAGGCGGTCGACGTGACCGGCATCGTGCTCACCAAGCTCGACGGCTCAGCCAAGGGCGGCATCGTGGTGGCCGTGCAGCGTGAGCTCGGCGTCCCGGTGAAGCTGGTGGGTCTCGGTGAGGGCGCCGACGACCTCGCCCCGTTCGACCCGGCGGCCTTCGTGGACGCCCTGATGGGCGTCACCGCCTCCTGA